The DNA sequence GGTCGCCCAGGCCCGGCTGGCGGCCAAGGGTGACACCGAGGCCATGCCGCTCGACGAGGACTTCCTGCGTGCGATCGAGTACGGAATGCCGCCGTCCGGGGCATGGGATTTGGAATCGACCGGCTGCTGATGGCGCTGACCGGCTTGGGAATTCGGGAAACCATCCTCTTCCCGCTGACCAGGGCCCAGTAGATTCCGCAACAGTTTCCGTGTCCTATTGACGTGCCGTGCGCCTATCAAGCTATTGTTCTCTTGTTTGCGGGTGAACCTGCGCGAAAGGATTGTGGCACGTGGCGAAGCACATCATTCACAAGCTGGTCGATGACCTCGACGGCGGCGACGCGGACGAGACCGTCAAGTTCTCGCTCGATGGGGTTCAGTACGAGATCGACCTCTCCAACAAGAACGCCGGTAAATTGCGGGATCTTTTCGCCCCGTACGTCTCCGCAGGCTCGAAGATCGGTCGCGGTGGCGTGGTGGTCGGCGGTCGCGCCGCTCGTGGCCGAGGCGGGGCGGCTGCCGACCGGGAGCAGAACAAGGCGATCAGGTCCTGGGCCAAGAAGGAAGGCAAGGAGATCTCCGACCGGGGACGGATTCCTCAGGAGATCGTCGACGAGTACCACCAGAAGGCCGGGCGCTGAGGCGCCGGCGCGTCTTCCGGTCCTTCGCCCGGGTTCGAGGTGTCACACCTCGAACCCGGGCGTGTTTTGTCCTAGTTCGCGACATATGCCGGAAGTTGTCCACAGTCGGTGGAAGACGTTGTCCACAGGCTGTGGACAACGTCAGGTGGACTTAGCCGTCGCTCCGCGCCGTGCCGATTTCGCTCTGCGCGTACACCACGGCCTCCGGGAACACCCGGTGAGCGTGCAGAGTTGGATAAATCATCGCGTACCCGACCCGGTCCGGCACGCACGACCACGGCAGAGTCGGCTCGCGACGATAGAGTAATGCCACGGGCGTCCGCCTGGACGTTCCGGGCGCTGGCCCCGCCACGACCACTGGCGCACGGCACGTGAGGAGCACGAGGGCATGTTCGAGCGGTTCACCGACCGAGCGCGACGGGTTGTCGTCCTGGCTCAGGAAGAAGCCCGGATGCTCAACCACAACTACATCGGCACGGAGCACATCCTGCTCGGCCTCATCCACGAGGGTGAGGGCGTGGCTGCGAAGGCCCTGGAGAGTCTCGGTATCTCCCTGGAGGGCGTTCGCCAGCAGGTCGAGGAGATCATCGGCCAAGGCCAGCAGGCGCCGAGCGGGCACATCCCGTTCACGCCGCGGGCCAAGAAGGTCCTGGAGCTGTCGCTGCGTGAGGCGTTGCAGCTCGGGCACAACTACATCGGCACGGAGCACATCCTGCTCGGGCTGATCCGTGAGGGTGAGGGCGTCGCCGCCCAGGTGCTGGTCAAGCTCGGCGCCGACCTCAACCGGGTTCGCCAGCAAGTGATCCAGCTCCTGTCCGGTTACCAGGGCGGCAAGGAGCCCGCCGCGGCCGGCGCCACCACCGGCGAGGCCGCCCCGTCGACCAGCCTCGTGCTCGACCAGTTCGGTCGTAACCTGACCCAGGCCGCCCGCGAGGGCAAGCTCGACCCGGTCATCGAGCGCGAGAAGGAAATCGAGCGGGTCATGCAGGTGCTGTCCCGCCGCACCAAGAACAACCCGGTGCTGATCGGTGAGCCCGGCGTCGGCAAGACGGCGGTGGTCGAGGGCCTGGCCCAGAAGATCATCAAGGGTGAGGTGCCGGAGACGCTGAAGGACAAGCAGCTCTACACGCTTGACCTCGGTGCGTTGGTCGCCGGTTCGCGGTACCGGGGTGATTTCGAGGAGCGTCTGAAGAAGGTGCTCAAGGAGATCCGTACCCGGGGTGACATCATCCTGTTCATCGATGAGATCCACACGCTGGTCGGTGCGGGTGCGGCGGAGGGCGCGATCGACGCGGCGAGCATCCTGAAGCCGATGCTGGCGCGTGGCGAGTTGCAGACGATCGGTGCGACGACCCTCGACGAGTACCGCAAGTATGTGGAGAAGGACGCGGCGTTGGAGCGGCGGTTCCAGCCGATCCAGGTGGGTGAGCCGTCGTTGGCGCACACCATCGAGATCCTCAAGGGGTTGCGCGACCGTTACGAGGCGCACCACCGGGTGACGATCACCGACGCTGCCCTCGTCGCCGCCGCGACCCTCGCCGACCGTTACATCTCGGACCGGTTCCTGCCGGACAAGGCGATCGATCTGATTGATGAGGCGGGTGCGCGGATGCGGATCCGTCGGATGACGGCGCCGCCGGACCTGCGTGATTTCGATGAGCGGATCGCTCAGGTGCGTCGGGACAAGGAGTCCGCGATCGACGCGCAGGACTTCGAGCGGGCGGCGCAGTTGCGGGACAAGGAGAAGCAGCTGCTGGGTCAGAAGGCGCAGCGGGAGAAGGAGTGGAAGGCCGGGGACCTGGACGTGGTGTCCGAGGTCGACGACGAGCAGATCGCCGAGGTCCTCGCCAACTGGACCGGTATTCCGGTGTACAAGCTGACCGAGGAGGAGACGTCCCGGCTGCTGCGTATGGAGGCCGAGCTGCACAAGCGGGTCATCGGTCAGGAGGACGCGGTCAAGGCGGTCTCCAAGGCGATCCGGCGTACCCGCGCCGGGTTGAAGGATCCGAAGCGGCCGTCTGGTTCGTTCATCTTCGCCGGCCCGTCCGGGGTGGGTAAGACGGAGTTGTCGAAGGCTCTGGCGGAGTTCCTGTTCGGTAGCGAGGACGCGCTCATCCAGTTGGACATGAGCGAGTTCCACGACCGGTACACGGTGTCGCGGTTGGTGGGTGCGCCTCCCGGTTACGTCGGGTATGACGAGGGTGGGCAGTTGACGGAGAAGGTCCGTCGGCGGCCGTTCTCGGTGGTGTTGTTCGATGAGATCGAGAAGGCTCATCCGGACGTGTTCAACACCCTGCTCCAGATTTTGGAGGATGGTCGGTTGACCGATGGTCAGGGTCGGATCGTGGACTTCAAGAACACGGTGATCATCCTGACGACGAACCTGGGTACGCGGGATGTGGCGAAGGCGGTGTCGTTGGGGTTCCAGGCTTCGGAGGATTCCGAGTCGAACTACGAGCGGATGAAGACGAAGGTCAACGACGAGCTGAAGCAGCATTTCCGGCCGGAGTTCCTGAACCGTATCGATGACACGATCGTGTTCCACCAGTTGCGGCAGACGGAGATTCTTTCGATCGTGGACATCATGATCGGGCGGATCGAGACGCAGTTGCGGAACAAGGACATGAGTATGGAGTTGACCGACGACGCCAAGAAGTATCTGGCGAAGAAGGGCTTCGACCCGGTGTTGGGTGCTCGTCCGTTGCGTCGCACGATCCAGCGTGACATCGAGGACAACCTGTCCGAGCGGATCCTGTTCAACGAGCTGAAGCCGGGCCAGATCGTCGTCATCGACTGCGAAGGCGACCCGGAGGACATCGACAAGTCGAAGCTCGTGTTCCGCGGGGCCGACAAGCCGGTCGAGGTTCCGGACGCCGTTCCGGCCAACCTGACCAAGACGGCCGAAGCGACCGAGTAACAACGGCGAGAAGAAGCCGGGCCGGAGTTCCCACTCCGGCCCGGCTTTTCCGTGTCTCAGGTCCGTTCGGTGCCGACCTCCGGGCCGGCGGCGCGGCGCGGGCCGGGGACGCGACGGCCGGCGGGCGGACGGTCAACGGGCAGGATCCGGTCCCCGGCGAGGACGTACGACTCACCGACCGGCTCCACCAGACCGTCGTCGACGAGCCCGGCCAGCGCCCGGGCCCGCTGCGCGTCGTCATCCCACACCAGGTCGAGGCGATCGCGGTGCACCGGCCCGGTCGTCTCCCGCAGCACCGCCAGCAGCATCCCGCGTACCTGGCGGTCCGTGCCGGCGTACCGCTGGGGGCGGCGGGTCGGACCCTCGGGGCCGTACGCCCCGACGCCCGCCACGCGCACATCGAAGCCAACGGGCAGTCGGCGCACCGGGGTGTCCGGGCCACGCACACCAGCGCCCCGAGTTCCATGAACGCGGCGCTCGCCCGCGCCGCCCGGGCCGGATCCACCGGCAGCAGTTCGGCGGTGGCGACCAGGTCCGCCGGGCGGGTCGCCGGCCCCGCGTCGGGCTCACCGGCGACCGCCCGGGCCACGAGCCGTCGTACGTTGGTGTCGACGACCGGATGCCGTTGCCCGTACGCGAAGGCGGCCACCGCCCGCGCCGTGTACGCACCCACGCCGGGCAGGGCGAGCAACTCGTCGAGCCCGGTCGGCACCTGCCCGTCGTGCCGCTCGACGATCGCGACGGCGCACTCGCGCAGCCGCAACGCCCGGCGGGGATATCCGAGCCGGCCCCACATCCGGATCGCCTCGGCCGGTGGATCGGCCGCCAGCGCCGCCGGTTCCGGCCAACGCGCCAGCCAGGTCCGCCAGGCGGGCAGCACCCGTACGACCGGGGTCTGCTGGAGCATGACCTCGCTGACCAGGATCGCCCAGGCGCCCACACCCGGTGCACGCCACGGCAGGTCACGCGCGTTCTCGTCGAACCACCGGATCGCCATCGAAGCCAGTTCCTTGTCCACCATCTCGCCGCCGATCCTCGCACGGCCGCCGAAGGACCCGGGACGGACGGGGCAGCCCGCCGTCCCGCACCGTGGACGACACGTCGACGGCGGCGACATCGGACGGTTCCGATCGGGCAGACTGCCCGGATGAGCGAGCTCGCGATCACCGTGATCGGCCCGGACCGGCCGGGCATCGTCGCCGACGTGGCCGGACTTCTCGCGGGCCTCGGCGCCAACCTGACCGATTCGACCATGACCCGGCTCCGCGGTCACTTCGCGATGACCCTGGTCTGCTCCGGGCCGGCGGTGGCCGAGGCCGAGGCCGCACTGGCCCCGCTGAGCGTCGACGGTCAGCTCGTCTCGACCGTACGGGAGGTCCGGCCGGACGGGCCGCAGAACCCGGCCGGCGAGCCGTACGTCGTCAGCGTGCACGGTGCCGACCGGCTCGGCATCGTCGCCGCGGTGACCCGGGTGTTGGCCGAGGCGGGCGGCAACGTAACCGACCTCACCACCAGGCTGACCGGTCCGCTCTACGTGCTGGTTGCCGAGGTCGACCTGCCGGCGGGCAGCGCGGCCGGGGTGTCCACCCGGCTGGGCGAGGTGGCAACCGCGCTGGAGGTCGGGATCACCCTGCGCCCGGCGGGATCCGATCTGCTGTGACCGAGGCGCTGGGTGGATGGACCCTTGCCGCGTTGGGCGAGCCGGGCAAGGTTCGCCCTGTCGTCACCGCGCCGGCGCAGGTACTCGGCGGCGGCGGCGCCGAGGTCGACCCGCTGTCCGACGAGGTCGTCCGGCTGGCCGCCGACCTGGTCGCCACCATGCGCTCGGCGCCGGGTTGTGTGGGTCTGGCCGCTCCACAGGTCGGGGTGGCCGCGCAGATGTTCGCGGTCGACGTGACCGGTCATCCGAAGTCGGTCACCGTGCACGGCACGTTCGTGCTGTGCAACGCGAAGCTCGTCGAGGCCAGCCGGTGGCGGCCCGGGCGGGAAGGCTGCATGTCCGTGCCGGACCTCACCGGTGACGTGAAGCGGGCCAGTCGGGTCACGGTCGAGGGTGTGCTTCCCGGAACCGGACAACCGGTACGCTTGGCGACGGACGGTTTCGAGGCCCGCGCGCTTCAACACGAGATCGACCATTGCGCCGGTCTGCTGTTTCTCGACCGCGTCGCCGGTGCACACGCGATCTACCAACGGAAGGTCTATCTCTGACGGTGTCGCGGGCGGCGGAGGTGTGCGGGACGCTTCCGGCGCGTCGTCGGAGCCACCAGAACCGATCCCGATACGGTGAGGGCATCATGCGAATGACGGTTGGCCCACTGCCGTCCGCCGTCTACTGGCGGCGACGGGCCATCGTGCTCGTCGCCATCCTGCTTCCGGTGATCGTTCTGTTCTATTCGTGCAGTGGCGGTGGCGACCCTAAGACCTCGCCGGTCGGTAACGACACCACGCCGACCCCCGAGGCGACGGCGACCCTGCTGACGCCGGAGACCGGCACGCCGCCGACCAGCGAGGCACCCGCCGATCCGCCCCCCACCGCTGAACCCACCCCGGACACCCCGCCCGAACAGGCGCCGCAGAACCCCGCGCCGCAGAATCCGCCCACGGGCGAGACCTGCACCGACGCGGAGATGTCGTTGATCCCGGTGCCGTCCCGCACCACCGCCCAGCAGGGCGTCACGATCGAGATCCGACTGAAGATCAAAAACGTCTCCACCCGTACGTGCAAGCGTGACGTCGGCGCCGACATGCAGGAGATCTACGTCAAGCAGGGCGCCGAAAAGGTGTGGTCGTCGGACACGTGCGGCGCCGTACGGGGCAACGACGTCCAGTCGTTCGTCCCGAACCACGAGATGGAGTTCCGGGTCGGCTGGAACGGCAAGACCACCAGCGAGTGCGCCGGCAACCTCGCCAACGGCCCCTTCCCCGCGGCCGGCGAATACCAGATCATCGGACGGCTGGACCAGAAGCTCAGCGAGTCGGTGAGGTTCACCGTCACGAAGTGACCGGCCGGATCAGCTCGTCACGAAGGTGACCGGCCGGGTCAGACGTACCGCTCCAGGATGGACGCCTCGGCGAGCCGGGAGAGTCCCTCCCGTACGCCCCGGGCCCGTGCGTCGCCGACCCCGTCGACCGCCTGCAGATCCTCGACCGTTGCCCCGAGCAGCCGTTGCAGGCTGCCGAAGTGGTTGACCAGCCGGTCGACGACCGTACCCGGCAGCCGGGGCACCTTCGCCAGCAGTCGGAAGCCGCGCGGACTCACCGCCGCGTCGAGGGCGTCGGACGCACCCGGATAGCCGATCGCCTTCGCCACCGCGACCAGGTCGATCAGTTCGGTCGCGGTCAACAGGTCGAGTTCGACCAGGGCCTCGTCGAGGGTACGGGCCTTGCGCCCGACCGGCAGGTAGTCGCGGATCACCAGGGTGCGGTCGGAGTCGACGCCCGCCATCAGTTCGTCGAGTTGCAGCGCGAGCAGCCGACCGTCGGTACCCAGTTCGACGACGTACCCGGCGATCTCGTCGGCGATCCGGCGTACCATCTCCAGCCGCTGCACGACGGCCACCGCGTCACGTACGGTCACCAGATCCTCGATCTCCAGCGCGGACAGCGTGCCGGAGACCTCGTCGAGCCGCAGCTTGTAGCGCTCGAGGGTGGCCAGGGCCTGGTTGGCCCGGGACAGGATGGCGGCCGAGTCGTCGAGCACGTGGCGCTGCCCGTTGACGTAGAGGCTGATGATGCGCATCGACTGGCTCACCGAGATCACCGGGTAGCCGGTCTGCCGGGCGACCCGCTCCGCGCTGCGGTGCCGGGTGCCGGACTCCTCGGTGGGGATGGACGGGTCGGGCATCAGATGGACGGCCGCCCGGACGATCCGGGTGCCGTCGCTGGAGAGCACCACGGCGCCGTCCATCTTGCACAGCTCGCGTACCCGGGTCGCGGAGAACTCGACGTCGAGTGGGAAGCCGCCGGTGCACAGCCCCTCCACGACCTTGTCGTAGCCGAGCACGATCAGCGCTCCGGTGCGGCCCCGCAGGATCCGTTCCAGCCCGTCACGCAGCGCGGTGCCCGGTGCCATCAGCGCCAGGTTGGCGCGCAACGGATCGCCGGTCGCCCCGGAGCCGGCGAGCGGGGAGGAACCGGCGCTCACACGGACGGGCGAGCCGACGACGCCGGCCCGCCCCGGAGGGCTGACGCCAGCGGTTTTGTTCGCATCGCGGTCGATCGGCACCTGGACAGTCTACGGATCGTCACCCGCCCGCTGCGGTCGCGGTGACGCTCGTGTGTGGTGCGGTGACCTCCCACTGTGTGCCGTGGCGGTGGGGCGGCCGGTCGGTTGGCCGCAGTTACGGGCCGGTCATCGACATTCCATCTGAAATCGGGCAACCTCGACCGCCCACCCCCGGTCACCGGCCACGTCGTCGCCGTGCGCACCCGGACGGGGGTCGGAGAGTGTCCGCCGTTCCGGTCACTCCGCCGAGGCCCGCGCCGCCCACTGCAACGCCGCCCGTACGTCGGCGACCTCCACCACGCGGATCGTGTCGGATTTCACTCCGGTCGACTCCGGGCCGCAACCGTTCGGCACGATCGCGAACCGGAAGCCGAGCCGGGCTGCCTCCGCCAGCCGGCGGGGAACCGCCCCGACCCGGCGTACCTCGCCGGTGAGGCCGACCTCGCCGATCGCGACCAGGTTCGGCGCGATCGCGAGGTTGAGCCCGCCCGACGCCACCGCCAGCGCGACGGCCAGGTCCGCCGCCGGCTCGACCACCCGGATCCCGCCGACGGTGGCCGCGAAGACCTCACGGTCATGCAGGGTGAGCCGTTCGGTGCGGCGCTGGAGCACGGCCAGCACCATCGCCAGCCGGGCGCTGTCCAGCCCGGACACCGTGCGCCGCGGCGAACCGGCGACGGTGGCGCCGATCAGCGCCTGCACCTCGGTCACCAGCGCCCGCCGGCCCTCCATCGCGACCGTGACACAGGTGCCCGGCACCGGCTCGGAGTAGCGGGTCAGGAACAGACCGGACGGGTCGGGCAGGCTGCTGATGCCACCCTCGTGCATCTCGAAGCAGCCGACCTCGTCGGCGGCACCGAACCGGTTCTTGACACCACGGACCATCCGCAGCGACGAGTGCTTGTCACCCTCGAAGTGGAGCACCACGTCGACCAGGTGCTCCAGCACCCGGGGGCCGGCGACCTGTCCGTCCTTGGTCACGTGGCCGACCAGGACGGTCGCCACGCCCCGTTCCTTGGCGATGGCGACCAGGGCGGCGGTCACCGCGCGGACCTGGGTCACCCCGCCCGGCACCCCCTCGGTGCCGGGGGTGGAGATCGTCTGTACCGAGTCGAGCACCAGCAGGCCCGGCTTGACCGCGTCGAGGTGCCCGATGACCGCCCCGAGGTCGCTCTCCGCGGCCAGGTAGAGCCGGTCGTGGAGGGTGCCCATCCGTTCGGCCCGGAGCCGGATCTGACTCACCGACTCCTCACCACTGACGACCAGCGAAGGGCTGCCCGCACCGGCCGCCCACTGCTGGGCCACGTCGAGAAGCAGCGTCGACTTGCCCACCCCCGGTTCGCCGGCCAGCAGGACCACCGCACCCGGCACCAGGCCGCCACCGAGCACCCGGTCGAGTTCGGTCACCCCGGTCGGGCGGGCCTTCGCCGGTGCGGCGCTGATCGTGGCGATCGGTCGGGCCGGTTCCGCGGGCAGACGGGACGTGACCACCCGCCCGGAGACCAGTGGTCCGGTGACGGTGGACTCCACCACCGAGCCCCACTCGCCGCACTCCGGGCAGCGGCCGACCCATTTCGGTGGCTGGTGGCCGCAGGCGTCGCACTCGTAGGCGGGACGCGGCTCACGGGCTGCGGCCCGGGGCCGCGACGCGGGTCGGGAGGTCACGTCACGACTCTAGACAGCGGGTACGACGCGGGCGGGCACCAACCGCCGTGAGGAGGTGGTGGCCCGCCCGAGGCTGCCGTCGGAAGGTCAGTGCCCGTCGTCGCCGGTCACCGAGGTCGCGCGCGGGGCCGGCGACAGCGGCACGCCGGTCGGCGCGGTCGTCACCAGCGGTGGCTCCCCGTTGCTGAACTCAAACGTCAGGGTGACCGACTTGCCCGGGGTGAGCGCCGCGTTCAGGCCCTCGACCTGGAGAAGTTCGTCACCGGTGCCGGAGATGACGAAGGAGCCCAGCGCCGGAATCTCGATCACGGCCGGGCGGGTCGCGGGGGCGGGCGGAGTGGTCGGGGAAGCCGATGCGGCGGGCGCCGACGGGGACGCGGTGCCGGTGGCGGTCGGCGAGGCGGCGGCCGACGGGGACGCGGGCGCCGACGGCGAGGCCGGCGGCACCGCGGGAGTGGTCAGGTCGGTGAACACCACCGAGCTGCCCGACACCAGCGTCGACTGGTTGTCCGGCCCGGCGCTCGGCGTCGCGGTGATCCGGACCATGACCGGCTCGTCGGACTGGTTGTAGAGGCTCATCACCAGCGGGGCCTCGCCGCCGGCCGGATAGCCCTCGGGGCCCTGGTAGACGACGTGCAGGTTCCGGATCAGGACCGAACCGGCCGGAGAGTCGACGTTGACGCCGGACACCGACGGCGCCTTTGCGGCGGTCTCGGCGATCTGGCCCGCGCCGCAACCCGACACCAGTAGTGCGGTGGCGAGAGCCACCCCACCCAGCAGAGCCGCCCGGTGGCGGGTCCCACTGATCGAGCGCGTCACGTCGGTCCTCCTCGTCGCGATCCCGCCCGGTGACGAAACCGGCCGGCACATCGGGGCGTGGCCTGGCGGCACGTCGGGCGTGGCCCGATCGGCCCGGGCATGGTGGGCACACCCGTACAGACCACGCACCAGACTAGTTGGCGGCCTCCCCGTACCCCGATCCGGCCCGCCACCTCGCCGGATCCGGCCCCGTGGGCGGGGTCAGAGGCCCCGGCCGCCGACGACGAGCAGGACGACGTCGATCAACGCGATCAGCATGACGGCCCGGAACACGGCGACCTGTCGGCCACCTCGTCGGGCCGCCCGGCGCGCGACGTACCAGCCGGCGGGCAGGACCACGACGGCGGCGACGATCGCCGCGAGGCCGACCCACGACGGCGGCCCCGGCGGCCCGAACACCAGCGTCGCCGTCGCCGCGAGCAGCAGCGCCCCGGCGGCGAACCGCGACCGGGTCGCCCCGATCCGGTGCGCGAGCCCGCGTACGCCGGTCCGGCCGTCGTCGTCGAGGTCGGGCAGGACGTTCGCGAAGTGGGCACCCGCGCCCAGCAGCGCGGCCGCCCCGACCAGCCACAACGGCGGCGCCGGCGCGCCCGGCAGCGCCAGCACCACGAACGCGGGCAGCGCGCCGAACGAGACCGCGTACGGCAGCACCGACACCGGGGTCGTCTTCAGCGGCCAGTCGTAGAGCAGTGCCGACACCAGGGCGAGCGTGGCGCAGGCCGTGGCCGGCCAGGTGGTCGTGGTGGCCAGCAGCGGGGTGGCCACCGCGGCCAGCAGGCCCGCCACCGTGACGGCGCGCCGGCCGACCGCACCGGTGGCCAGTGGCTTGTCCGACCGGCCGACGAGCGCGTCCCGGTCCGCGTCGAGCCGGTCGTTGACCCACCCGACGGCGAGTTGGCTGGCCAGCACCGTCGCCGCGACCCGGACGATGCCCGACGGCCCGTGGCCGACCCCCCAGGCCAGCAGGGCGGACACCGTGGTCACCGCGACCGCCGGCTCCGGATGGCTCGCCCGTATCAGCCCTAACACCGTCCGCGACATAGAGGAAGTCTGGTTGTTACCGGCCCGTCGTGCCACGCTCGATCCATGGACAGCTCCGGGGCGGTCGGCGCGGAGCACCGTCGCGCCGGCATCCGGGCCCTGCCCCCCAACGACCCCCGCCAGTACGACGACCTCGCGGACCAGTGGTGGCGACCGGACGGCGCGTTCGCCATGCTGCACTGGCTGGCCGCGGCCCGGGCCCGGCTCGTGCCGCCGGCCACCGGACCCGGCGCGCTCCTCGTCGACGTCGGCTGCGGCGCCGGCCTGCTCGCCCCGCATCTACATGGCAAGGGCTACCGGCACGTCGGCGTCGACCTGGTTCGCTCGGCCCTCGTACAGGCGGCCGGTCACGGCGTCGA is a window from the Polymorphospora rubra genome containing:
- a CDS encoding ATP-dependent Clp protease ATP-binding subunit, which codes for MFERFTDRARRVVVLAQEEARMLNHNYIGTEHILLGLIHEGEGVAAKALESLGISLEGVRQQVEEIIGQGQQAPSGHIPFTPRAKKVLELSLREALQLGHNYIGTEHILLGLIREGEGVAAQVLVKLGADLNRVRQQVIQLLSGYQGGKEPAAAGATTGEAAPSTSLVLDQFGRNLTQAAREGKLDPVIEREKEIERVMQVLSRRTKNNPVLIGEPGVGKTAVVEGLAQKIIKGEVPETLKDKQLYTLDLGALVAGSRYRGDFEERLKKVLKEIRTRGDIILFIDEIHTLVGAGAAEGAIDAASILKPMLARGELQTIGATTLDEYRKYVEKDAALERRFQPIQVGEPSLAHTIEILKGLRDRYEAHHRVTITDAALVAAATLADRYISDRFLPDKAIDLIDEAGARMRIRRMTAPPDLRDFDERIAQVRRDKESAIDAQDFERAAQLRDKEKQLLGQKAQREKEWKAGDLDVVSEVDDEQIAEVLANWTGIPVYKLTEEETSRLLRMEAELHKRVIGQEDAVKAVSKAIRRTRAGLKDPKRPSGSFIFAGPSGVGKTELSKALAEFLFGSEDALIQLDMSEFHDRYTVSRLVGAPPGYVGYDEGGQLTEKVRRRPFSVVLFDEIEKAHPDVFNTLLQILEDGRLTDGQGRIVDFKNTVIILTTNLGTRDVAKAVSLGFQASEDSESNYERMKTKVNDELKQHFRPEFLNRIDDTIVFHQLRQTEILSIVDIMIGRIETQLRNKDMSMELTDDAKKYLAKKGFDPVLGARPLRRTIQRDIEDNLSERILFNELKPGQIVVIDCEGDPEDIDKSKLVFRGADKPVEVPDAVPANLTKTAEATE
- a CDS encoding peptide deformylase, whose product is MTEALGGWTLAALGEPGKVRPVVTAPAQVLGGGGAEVDPLSDEVVRLAADLVATMRSAPGCVGLAAPQVGVAAQMFAVDVTGHPKSVTVHGTFVLCNAKLVEASRWRPGREGCMSVPDLTGDVKRASRVTVEGVLPGTGQPVRLATDGFEARALQHEIDHCAGLLFLDRVAGAHAIYQRKVYL
- a CDS encoding histone-like nucleoid-structuring protein Lsr2 yields the protein MAKHIIHKLVDDLDGGDADETVKFSLDGVQYEIDLSNKNAGKLRDLFAPYVSAGSKIGRGGVVVGGRAARGRGGAAADREQNKAIRSWAKKEGKEISDRGRIPQEIVDEYHQKAGR
- a CDS encoding UbiA family prenyltransferase codes for the protein MSRTVLGLIRASHPEPAVAVTTVSALLAWGVGHGPSGIVRVAATVLASQLAVGWVNDRLDADRDALVGRSDKPLATGAVGRRAVTVAGLLAAVATPLLATTTTWPATACATLALVSALLYDWPLKTTPVSVLPYAVSFGALPAFVVLALPGAPAPPLWLVGAAALLGAGAHFANVLPDLDDDGRTGVRGLAHRIGATRSRFAAGALLLAATATLVFGPPGPPSWVGLAAIVAAVVVLPAGWYVARRAARRGGRQVAVFRAVMLIALIDVVLLVVGGRGL
- a CDS encoding glycine cleavage system protein R; amino-acid sequence: MSELAITVIGPDRPGIVADVAGLLAGLGANLTDSTMTRLRGHFAMTLVCSGPAVAEAEAALAPLSVDGQLVSTVREVRPDGPQNPAGEPYVVSVHGADRLGIVAAVTRVLAEAGGNVTDLTTRLTGPLYVLVAEVDLPAGSAAGVSTRLGEVATALEVGITLRPAGSDLL
- the radA gene encoding DNA repair protein RadA, with protein sequence MTSRPASRPRAAAREPRPAYECDACGHQPPKWVGRCPECGEWGSVVESTVTGPLVSGRVVTSRLPAEPARPIATISAAPAKARPTGVTELDRVLGGGLVPGAVVLLAGEPGVGKSTLLLDVAQQWAAGAGSPSLVVSGEESVSQIRLRAERMGTLHDRLYLAAESDLGAVIGHLDAVKPGLLVLDSVQTISTPGTEGVPGGVTQVRAVTAALVAIAKERGVATVLVGHVTKDGQVAGPRVLEHLVDVVLHFEGDKHSSLRMVRGVKNRFGAADEVGCFEMHEGGISSLPDPSGLFLTRYSEPVPGTCVTVAMEGRRALVTEVQALIGATVAGSPRRTVSGLDSARLAMVLAVLQRRTERLTLHDREVFAATVGGIRVVEPAADLAVALAVASGGLNLAIAPNLVAIGEVGLTGEVRRVGAVPRRLAEAARLGFRFAIVPNGCGPESTGVKSDTIRVVEVADVRAALQWAARASAE
- the disA gene encoding DNA integrity scanning diadenylate cyclase DisA; the protein is MPIDRDANKTAGVSPPGRAGVVGSPVRVSAGSSPLAGSGATGDPLRANLALMAPGTALRDGLERILRGRTGALIVLGYDKVVEGLCTGGFPLDVEFSATRVRELCKMDGAVVLSSDGTRIVRAAVHLMPDPSIPTEESGTRHRSAERVARQTGYPVISVSQSMRIISLYVNGQRHVLDDSAAILSRANQALATLERYKLRLDEVSGTLSALEIEDLVTVRDAVAVVQRLEMVRRIADEIAGYVVELGTDGRLLALQLDELMAGVDSDRTLVIRDYLPVGRKARTLDEALVELDLLTATELIDLVAVAKAIGYPGASDALDAAVSPRGFRLLAKVPRLPGTVVDRLVNHFGSLQRLLGATVEDLQAVDGVGDARARGVREGLSRLAEASILERYV